The nucleotide sequence ATGGCAGTGAAAGTAAGGGTTTGGGTGGTGATCGAGCATCAGAGCAAGTAAAGAAGCAGGATGAGTATTTTCCAGGTCCATTGCCACTAGTACGGTTGAACCCAAGATCAGATTGGGCGGATGATGAGCGTGATACAAGTCATGGTTTTACAGATCGGGGCAGAGATCACGGGTACTCAAAAACTGAAGCTTATTGGGATAGAGATTTTGATATGCCCAGAATAAGTGTTCTACCACACAAGCCAGTTCATAACCCTACGGAGAGGTGGGGTCTGCGTGACAGTGAAGCTGGAAAGGTTTCTTCCAGTGAAGTCCCTAAGGTGGACCCATACAGCAGAGATGTAAGAACACCTAGTAGAGAAGGAAGGGAAGGGAACTCATGGAGACATACCACATTTCCGAAAGATGGAAATAGTGGTCAAGTTGGAAATGACAGGAGCGATTTCGGTGTAAGGCCATCGAGTTTAAACAGAGAAACAAGCAAGGATAATAAGTATAGTCTGACATCTGTTCAAGAAAATGCCCATGATGATTTTGTAAGGAGGGATGGGTATAGACAAGGAGGGAGACAGCCTTGGAACAATTATACCGACTCATATACAAGCAGAGGGCCTGAATGGAATAAACGTGACCGGTATGGCAGTGAACAACAAAATAGATACAGGGGTGATGCTTTACAGAGTAGCTCAGCATCCAAACCCTCATACTCTGTAGGTGGTAAAGGGCTTCCTGTCAATGATCCACTGCTCAATTTTGGTAGGGAGAAGCGCCCATTCTCGAAGAGTGAAAAACCTTATGTAGATGATCCTTTCATGAAAGACTTTGGAGGTACTGGTTTTGACAGCCGGGATCCCTTCTCTGCCAGCCTTTTTGGAGTggttaagaagaagaaagatgtgATTAAGCAAACTGATTTTCATGACCCTGTTAGGGAATCTTTTGAGGCTGAACTTGAGAGAGTTCAGAAAATGCAAGAACAGGAGCGACAGCAGATCATCGAGGAACAAGAAAGAGCTGTGGAGCTAGCtcgaagagaagaagaggagagaaCACGGATGGCTAGGGAGCAAGAAGAAAGGCAGAGAAGGATGGAAGAAGAAGCTAGGGAATCAGCGTGGAGAGCAGAACAAGAACAACTTGATGCCATGCGAAGAGCTGAAGAGCAGAGGTTAGCCAGGGAAGAGGAGAAACGGAGGTTGTTTTTGGAGGAAGAAAGGAGGAAGCATGCTGCTAAGCAGAAGCTTTTAGAATTGGAGGAAAGGATTGCCAAGAGGAAGGCTGAAACAGGAAAGACTGGTGGTAATTCTTTGGCTGATGCAGATGAGAAAATGTCTAGgatggagaaagaaaaagatgcCTCCAGGGCAGCAGACATGGGTGACTGGGAGGATGGTGAAAGAATGGTGGAGAGGATCACAGCCTCTGCATCTTCTGATTCAAGTTTGAACAGGTCCTTTGAGATGGGTTCTAGGTCTCATTATTCTAGAGATAGTTCTCCTTTTGTAGACGGGGGAAAACCCGTTAATTCATGGAGAAGAGATGTGTATGAGAATGGGAACAACTCAAGTTTACTTCTACAAGACCTGGATAATGGCCGTCATAGTCCCAGGCGAGATTCATCTGTTGGTGGGAGAGCTCCTTTAAGGGAAGAGTTCTATGGAGGTAGTGGATTCATGACTTCTAGCACTTACCACAAGGTGGGGATTTCTGAACCTCACATGGATGATATCACTCATTTAAGGGGGCAGAGGTGGAACCTTTCTGGCGATGGGGATCATTATAGCAGAAACATGGAGATTGAGTCTGAATTCCATGATAACCTTGTTGAAAAGTTTAGTGATGCTGGATGGGGGCAGGGACGTGTCCGTGGCAATCCTTATTCTCCTTACCCTGAACAATCGTATCCAAATTCTGATGCAGATGGGCCTTATTCCTTTAATAGGTCACGGTATTCCATGAGGCAGCCTCGTGTTCTTCCACCGCCATCACTGGCTTCCATGCACAAAACCTCCTATAGGGGTGAAATTAACCGTCCTGGCCCCTCAGCTTTTCTAGACAATGAGATCCAGTACAATCATGCAGCTAGAAGTGAACCTACTGTGCAGACAGGGTATGATACTAATCGTCCTGAGAATATTGGACAACCTCAAATAATTAAtgtcaaacaagaaaacacGGGGAGTGAGAAGCAGAAACTGGACAGTAACACCACCCCAAGGTGTGACTCGCAATCATCTCTTTCTGTGTCTAGCCCCCCTAGTTCTCCAACTCATCTTTCTCACGATGACTTGGATGAGTCTAGAGATTCTTCAGTGTTATCTGCTTCAGGAGACCGCGAACAGGTTCCCTTGTCTGGGCAAGAGAATGAACCTCTTGTATTACCTACCAATCCTGGACAAGAGAATGTGATGAATGCTTCTAATTCTATCTATGATGAAGAATGGGCTGTTGAGAACAATGGGCATCTTCAGGAGCAAGAAGAatatgatgaagatgaagatggataCGAGGAGGAAGATGAAGTGCATGAAGTAGATGATGAAAATATTGATCTAACCCAGGAGTTCGATGACGTGCATTTAGAGGAGAAAGGATCCCCTGACATGGACAATTTGGTCCTAGGCTTCAATGAAGGTGTTGAAGTTGGAATGCCAAATGATGAGTTTGAGAGAAGTTCAAGGAATGAAGAAGGTGCACTTGTGGTGCCTAAGGTTTCATCTGGAACTGTTGAAGGACAGGGGCCATTTGATGGAATTTGTACTGATGAACCGACCCTTCAACCTATGGATGGGTCCTCCCAAGTGAATGTAGGTAGTTCTTCCAGAATGTTCCAAGAAACTGAGAAGGCAATGCAGAATTTAGTTATTCAGCCTAGTAATGTCTCTCATATGTCAGCTACAACTGAACGCGTGGAACATGTGGATGCTTCTAGTAGTTCTGGTCCATCTTCTCAGCATCCAGTTACATCTTCAGTTAGCTTTACCTCCCATTTGTTGTCCAGTCAGGCTGTCATGCCTACAGTATCTTCTGTTCCGAATCAGACAGAGGGACCTGTGAAGCTTCAGTTTGGGCTGTTTTCTGGTCCATCTCTGATACCATCTCCAGTCCCAGCTATACAAATTGGTTCTATACAGATGCCTCTTCCTCTGCATCCTCAGGTTGGTCCGTCTCTCGCTCACTTGCACCCGTCACAGCCGCTCTTCCAGTTTGGTCAGCTAAGGTATACCTCTCCTATCTCCCAGGGAGTACTGCCTACGGGTCCTCAGTCAATGTCTTTTGTTCAGCCCAATCTTCCGATCGGGTTTTCTTTGAATCAGAGCCCAGGAGGTCCTCTGCCTATTCAAACTGGTCAAGGAATTtctcaaaatatgaaaaatgatgCTATGTTGAGTTTGGTGAATAATCAACCTGGAGTAACTTCGAGGCACTTGGATGCATCACAAGATAATGTATCAGAAAAGATAAATTCAATGCCCGCCGGAGAAACTGCTGAAACGTCTGTCATGGTGCAGCGGGGACCTGCTGTAACCCATGTTGGTGATAGCAGCTCAAGGTCTGAGTCCGTTTTTCAGGCGGAAGACCATAGACACAATAACTCGGTTGGGAAAAACTTTGGTGGTTTTTTTGGTACTCGGGAATCTCAAGGTCAGGCTCAAACTGGAGCAGCGCCATCTCAATCAGTTATTAAAGACAAAGATTTTAGTGGGCCAAGGAATCATGGCCCAACATCTGGTGGCAGAGGAAGAAAGTATGTGGTTACAGTTAAAAATTCTGGCTCACGATCATTTCCAGTTGCTGAGCCTTCTCATTTAGAATCTAGTGGGTTTCACAGGAGACCTCGACGCAATATGCAGCGAACTGAGTTTCGAGTTCGAGTAAGTGCTGATAAGAGGCAATCTACAGGGTCTGTATCTTCCAACCATGTTGGACTGGACGAGAAATACGTCTCTGGAAGGGGTTTTGGGTCTTCTGTAAGAAGTGGGCCTAGGAGAATTGTCTTGTCAAATAAACCATCACAACTGATGTTAGATTCAGAGGGTGTGAGCCCAGGTCCACGTAATTCACAAGAAATAGATTCTGGGAGCAAGGCTGAAAAGAGAGCTGGAAAAGATGCTTCGACAAAGAGTCAGAATGTCCCGCAATCTGGAGAGGGAAATCTTAAAAGAAATATTCATTCTGAAGAAGATGTTTATGTTCCTCTGCAAAGTGGTTTTGTGCGTGTCTTTGAGCAACCTGGCATAGAGGCTCCTAGTGATGAAGACGATTTCATTGAAGTGAGGTCAAAGAGGCAAATGCTGAATGATCGGCGGGAACAGAGAGAAAAGGAAATCAAGGCAAAGTCTCGGGCTTCGAAGGTTGGAATGCTTGtagtttcattttgtattttgcCTTGCATTGATATAAATAGTATTGCTTAATTGCTTTTATGTACTCATGTTAGCAGGTTCCACGAAAACCTCGCTCTACTTCAAAAAGTAGTACTGCCTCTGCCAGCTCAGGTAAAAATTGTGCACTGGCAAATGGAGAAGCAGGAAACTGCAGTCACTCTGATTTCGTTGCCTCAGAGGGACGTGGATTGAATATGGAAGTATCATCTGGTTTTAACACTAATGTGGTGTCTCAACCGTTGGCTCCAATTGGCACTCCTGCTGTTAAAAGTGATCCCCAAGCTGATATTAGATCCCACACAATCGGGTATTTgcttgttttgaaaaaccatttAAAGCCAGTAACTTAATACATAGATTCCTAATCATCTTTTTATCAACAGGTCACTGAACACAAGCTCCCTTCCTGTAGTATCAGGTAGTCCGAAAAATCTTGGGTGCGGCTCAATTGTTGACAACAAGAGTAAGGTCCTGGATGCTGTTCAAGCATCTTTGGGCTCATGGGGTAATTCACGGATCAATCAACAGGTGTGCAAACCAATTATGTTGTAGATCTTGGCCTTTTGTTTTATCATAGGTTTTTCATTTTGGTTCTGAATAGATTTGGTAAGGTTACTgttttattctttctttgtttcttcacCATGTTGTTTTCATGACTCATATTGGGTGCTGTTATTTTCACccaagcattttttttttgttctggttatgaaacaaaattttatttttcttggtaTCAAGGAAAACTCATTTGTGTTCCATTCTTGTACCAATGAGTTGTTCACTGTTCTCGTGCTACTTATGGTTTAATTTACCTCATGTGTGTTCCATTATTGCACCTTTTTTGACACGCAGGCGTATATATGCTTGATTGTACTGATGAAGCAACATAATATGACATAATTCTTTCTTCCCCCTCCCCCCTTCGTCTGTATACTGCCTAACTGATTGACTTCATCCGGCAGGTTATGTCATTGACACAGACCCAACTTGATGAGGCTATGAAGCCTGGGCAATTTGTGTCTCATGGTTCTGTTGGAGAAATTACTAGCTCAGTTTGTGAATCCAGCATGCCATCTTCATCACTGTTGGCGAAGGAGAACCCATTTTCTTCTGCTGCAAATCCAATCAATTCTCTGCTTGCTGGCGAGAAAATCCAATTTGGTGAGCATGCTAAAAACCTCGAGAGTTTGCTAGAAGTTGCATTTGTCATTTTCTGATGATTTTATTTTCCTATATTCAGGTGCAGTCACGTCTCCAACAATACTTCCTCCTAGCAGCCGCTCTATTTCACATGGACTTGGTCCACCAGGGCCATCTCGGTCAGACATGCAACTCTCCCACAATCTTTCTGCAGCTGAAAATGATTGTGGCCTTCTCTTTGAGAAAGAGAAACACACTGCCGAGTCTTGTGTTTATTTGGAAGATTGTGAATCAGAAGCTGAAGCAGCTGCTTCTGCTGTTGCTGTTGCAGCCATCAGCAGTGATGAAATTGCTGGGAATGGTTCGGTTGCTTGCTCTGGTTCGGTTGCAGATACCAAGACTTTTGGATCTGCTGATATTGACGGGATAACAGCAGGTGAATACTTTTGTGTTTTCTGGTGTAGTGGCAAACTTTCCTATTCTCCTATAATGTTTATTATCTTATTagaatgatttttaatctctGGTAGCTGGACCCGGTGATAAGAAATTAGCCAGTCAATCAAGGACTAAACAGTCTCCAAGTGTTTCCCTTCCAGCAGATCTATCTGTGGAGACCCCAGCAATCTCATTAATGCCACATTTACCAGGTCAGAATAATTTCTTTATAACCAATTTTGTTTTGGCCGCCCTTCCCAATAATGTTCAAGGTGCTGATATAGACGGGATAACAGCAGGTGTGAAAGGATTTTTTGTTTTAGCAGTGAGTGTTGCCTTTTCTTTTGATGATTCTTCTAATATTAGAGTTTTTAATCTTTCGCAGGTGGAGCTGATGATCAACAATTTGCCAGTCAATCAAGGGCTGAAGAGGCCCTTAGTGTTTCACTACCAGCAGATCTATCTGTGGAGACCCCGCCAATTTCGTTGTGGCCACCCTTACCAAGACCTCCGAATTCTTCAGGCCAAATGCTTCCACATTTTCCTGCTGGCCCGCCTTCCCATTTTCCCTTTTATGAGATGAATCCCATGATGGGGGGTCCTGTTTTTGCTTTTGGACCGCATGACGAATCTGCATCTACCACCCAAGCACAATCCCAGAAGACTAGTGCGCCAGTTTCAGCACCACTTGGGACGTGGCAGCAATGCCATTCCGGAGTAGATTCATTCTATGGCCCTCCTGCAGGTTTTACTGGTCCCTTTATCGGTCCAGCTGGAGGTATACCAGGTGTTCAAGGCCCTCCACACATGGTTGTTTATAACCATTTTGCACCTGTTGGACAATTTGGACAAGTTGGCTTGAGTTTCATGGGTACTGCCTATATCCCATCAGGAAAGCAGCCTGATTGGAAGCACAACCCTGCATCTTCCACCATGGGTGTTGGCGAGGGGGAGATGAACAATATAAATATGGTTTCTGCACAGCGCAACCCTACCAATATGCCTGCTCCGATCCAGCATTTGGCCCCTGGGTCACCGCTCCTTCCCATGGCTTCACCTTTGGCCATGTTCGATGTTTCTCCTTTCCAGGTAATATTTCAGCCTGTTGACCTAATATATCCCCTTCCGCTTAGTAGTTTTAGGTTTTGCAACATAGTGCGCTTTGgggaatagttctctctgaagAGAGTGGGAAGTGGAATGCTTTGAGTAGTAGATTTGGTTCCTTTCAGAATTTGTTATGGATACATGAATCTATGGCGGGTGAAGGATGATAAATatgttaaatttttaatgtatttctATTTGGTGGCGAACAGTTACCATACTCTTTTTTTCTGGAATAACAACTAACAAGTTTGTAAAAATTGTTGTCCCCAGCCTTCTCCTGATATGTCAGCTCAAGCACGGTGGCCCCATGTTCCTGCATCATCTCTTCAGTCTGTTCCTCTATCGATGCCTATGCAGCAACAGACAGATGGTATACTTCCTTCTAAATTTAGCCATGGTCCTGCTGACCAATCGCTGCCGGCCAACAGGTTCCCTGAGTCCCGGACTTCTACATCCATTGATGGCAGTCGTAATTTTCCTGTGGTGACTGAAGCCACTTCCACGCGATTTCCAGATGAACTGGGTTTAGTAGAACCTACAAGCTCCGGCAGCACTGGGGCTTCAACACAGAATGTTGTCACTAAGAGCTCATCTGTGAGTAGCACAGTAGATAATGCCAAGACTGATGTTGATCAGAATCTCAGTACGAGTGCTAGTGGACATAACGCTAGTAACGCCAAGTCTCAGTCTTCTATGCACAAGAGTAATATCCCAAACCAGCACTATGGCCATTCGTCTTACCATCAGAGAGGTAATGCTTCGCAGAAAAATAGCTCTGGGGGCGAATGGTCCAACCGACGAATGGGTTACCAAGGAAGAAATCAGTCTCTGGGTGCAGAGAAAAACTTTCCAGGTACTAAGATGAAGCAAATATACGTGGCTAAACAGACCTCAAGTGGGAGTTCAACAGCGTCATGAGGAGCCACATAAAACGAGCTGCCGCCTGTTGCGTTCGAGAAAAAGAGTGCACGTTGAAACAGTTGTTCAGGAATAAAAGATTTTGGGTTGCTTTTTTTGCAGCATCTATTGCACCGGCAGGTGCAGCGTCTAgcattgagattgagattttgttgagagatgtataGGTGATAGGGTATGCTGGTTTTCCCGACGAAGGTTTGCAGAAACGGGCAGCAGGTGATATGATAGGAAACTATGGGCCTGCCTGGTGCTCCACTAGGGAGAAAAAGGGGAAGGTGTTGACAAGGGAACTTTGTGATATTATTTTCAGTTGTGGTCCGTTGATCGGGTTTCGATGTCTgaagtctttgttggctgcataCCGAACTGTCAATTTATTGGAGAatttgatgtactaaaaaacAAACACCGTCATAATCCAGGTAACATTCTTTTTGCAATTTCTGGTAAATGGTCAATGTGGCCGTCGGGGGATGCTTGTTTGCCCCTTCTTTTTGACTTCACTTGATCTGTATTTGTATGTAATTTAAGTTGTGATAAACGATTCCTGCTTCTGCGGTTGAGTTTGAAGTAGGCGTTCGTTATATTTTCGCACTTAGGGATGAGTTTAACGTGAAAAACAACAATGGAGAGGTGTTGTTTAAACGGTGATTGTCACACACGGACTTAATTATCACGTGATGAGCGTTGTAGAATAATGCTGGAGTGTGGTAGGGTATGATTTCGGTTACAATCAAGTTCTTGTCTTTGGTTCAAACTTGTGACCACATTGCTAGTGGTTCAGTACAAGGAATGCCGTACAGTAACATATTGCCGTACCATTCGAACTTTGACCATTTGGTtgactcatttttttttattgaaaattgaaatgcatCAAAATTTCGAAGtgtgacagaaaaaaaaaagttcaaaatttcaagtggttttgacaccaaaaatgTGAGTGATTTTTCCTTGTGCTTCGTACATGGTCCAATATGTcaagtgtaataatataattagttagaaatttgaaaataaaatttctaaccAATTATTTTAAGACATGTGTAATAGGCTATGTTCTCAACACACTAAAAAACTTGTCCAAAACTGTCGCGCAAAGCAAAAAGGGCACAAACACTAGTTTGTGGGCAGCCAATAGGTCATCAGCTTCACCATCTTGGAGGAAGTCCTTGTCCCACAACAAGAACTGATCATCCTCTTCATGACCAACGCTGCTTTCTGCCGTCGCCCCGCTGCCGCCAATTCCATATTCTCTGGTTGAGTCGCCAGGTTGACTTTGACCTGATCaagcctcctcctcctcctccatgaCGTccattttgttaatgtttttttgctttttgcttATTAGCGAATCCTGGATTAGTACCGGCATTAGCACCAGTTCCACTACTAGAACTGTTGTTACTCGTGACAACATTGACGTCCGGGTTCAATGGGAAATTCAGCTTTGCCCGATTCCCACGGAACTCGACGGCGGCCTTGTCGTAAGCCCTGGCCGCTTCCTCCGCCGTCTCGAACGTCCCGAGCCACACCCTCGCCGCCCGCAGTGGGTCGCGAATCTCCGCCGCCCATTTCCCCCACGGCCTCTGCCTCACGCCCCTGTACTTGTTCTTGCTCTTCCTCGTAGTCGCCCCATTCATCCCGACAAACCCGGTTCCTAAACTCAGCTGCGGCTTCTTGTTTCGGTTCGGCAACGTTGGCGGGAAGTAGTTGCACCCGAGACACCCGGGTATCCCGCACAGGCGACACGTGTCCCCGTCTAGTAAGAAGGCCAGCATGTCCTCCCGTTGTGCCCGTTGGCCGGCTGCCGATTGCGTACACGTGGCATTGTAGACGGCAGTCATTGGCTGCAGGTGCTCAGGGGTAGGCCCGCTGCTGCTTCCACCGGAGATGACGTGCTTGAGGGCGGCGACCATGATGCAGTGCTCCTGCTCCTGCTGTATCCGACTCATACGGGAGGGCATTTTGGTCCAATCAGCCTTCGCTCCAGGGATAGTTTCGGAAAAATACACGAAATTAAGAGAAGTTATCAGTTCCTTCCGAGAAAACGAGGAGGAGAAAAACCATTGAGCGAAGAACGTGGAGGACAACGGGGAGAGAGAGACCGTCTTATAGGCGGATCGAagtgagaagagagagagtgtcGGGATCCACGTGTCGGTCACCCGTGCTCACGATTGGAAAAAGTTCAAGTAGTTTCGGGGAGGGTTTTCACCATTCCGATAGGGAGGTGGGTGCCCACTGGTTGTCCAGCTCGAGTTTACACTGCCACGTAAGTACGTTGGCGTGGCGCCACGAGAGGTTGACAGCGCAGCCTTTCTCCCACGAGCTTCCGCCTTGGGTTCAGTGAGAGCTTGCCACGTAGCCTGAAAGGatataaaattagtttttggaGTTTTCTTCTGTCCTTACCGATGATAATTCGAACTTTCGAAGATACGTTCGTCtaaagagaagagaaaaactTCGAAGAGAAACCTTTGGCTAATATGAAATGAAGGCTGTCAGCTTGTCACCGTGGTACTCAACGacagatttttcaatgtaatcgGTACGGAATGGTACATAATgtattattatacaaatggtgtaatatatgtgttaaaaagttaataatttaaaaaataaaatttctcatcattTCTATAAAAACACATAATATACCAATTGTATTTCGAtaacaatgaaaaatttgtcataCTCAACGTTCCGTTATTGCATGAATACGTAAATGCATTAGCCAAAGACCGTGCCAACGTCTGATGATcttaatttattgaaaatgaAGCACTATTAGATCTCGAGTTTCTTTTTCATAGTTCGTTGACAAACTATAAATAACACAAAAATTATCGCCTCAACTTTGAATAATAGCTGCTTCTCAAACCCGAGAGCTAAATTACGAGGCCGCATTATGTTGTAATTAGGCTGCATGGGGAAGGAGATTATTCTGTCATTAATGAATGGTGGGAAAACTCAcgtatttaaaatttaaaaaaaaaaaaattgcctcTCAAAGATGGGTTTTGAGCCATAGGCCATATAGTTTACAAAGAATCTCCTCAATGTGAGAGAACGACAATAATTATGTAGACTTATCTCGTTAAAGGGAAAGAGTGACCACAACTGGAGGGTGAGGTAGACAAAAGTAATGTTTTCTAACAATTGGAATTGTAAAGTAGACAGGAGTTCAATCTTTATGTTATACAAACGCAAGACACTCTAAACACTTGTTTGGTACGTAACGTTTAGATTGAAATGGAAAACTCTTGAATTTTAAGGTATATTGAGAGTGAAAGCAGATAATTTTTCGTTTGGGTACACTAAAGAGAGATGCTTTCTTTTTGCATTCCTTGTTTTAGTACTACTAAGCGAACACATCAATACACTTCCTTATCATTGAATCCATTTCCCATGACAAGACTAAATCCAGGTACTTTTCTCAGTTGTCTTTCTTCCATCTCAGACCTCACTCTCTCAGCATCTCCCCACCTCCCAGCTGCTGCATACACATTGTAAAGCATCACATGTGACCTCGAGTTTTCCGGGTCCGATTCCGAAAGCATCCTACCAATTCTTTCGCCAAGTTCAACATCCTCATGGATTCTACAGGCCCCCAACAAAGATTCAAGCATACTTGTTGAAGGTTTAAAGGGCAGTGCCCTAACAATGCCATAAGCCTCAGTCAGGTTACCTGTTCTTCCGAGAAGATCCACCATGCAGGCATAATGCTCGATTTCGGGTGATATCCCATGTTCCGCCATAGAGTTGAATACCAACCGGCCTTGCTCGACCAAGCCGCAATGGCTGCAGGCTGATAGAATACTTGAATATGTAATCCCATTGGGTTTTACTCCTGAAAGCTTCATCTGCAAGAAAAGATCTAGGGCACCTTCACCGTCCCCGTGCAGACCGTATCCATTAATCATCACATTCCAAGACACGGAATCCTTTTCAACCAGCCCTTCAAACAGCTTCCTTGCACTCAATATGTTTCCGCATGTTGCAAGCATATTGATTAGGGCATTGCTGATAACCAGATCTTTGTCAAAGCCTTTTCGTATTATGTACGCCGTTACACAATCTGCAAGATTGAGGCTATTG is from Pyrus communis chromosome 10, drPyrComm1.1, whole genome shotgun sequence and encodes:
- the LOC137748457 gene encoding uncharacterized protein isoform X1 translates to MANPGVGAKFVSVNLNKSYGQPSHHPPHHSVYGTNRGRPGSHGSGGMVVLSRPRSANKAAGSKLSVPPPLNLPSLRKEHERFDSLGSGGGPAGGGAAGSGARPTSSGVGWTKPTAVALQEKEGGGDHGGADDANDQTLHGVDGVSRGNSVGSSVYMPPSARPGSVGSLPAPAYQLAEKALLLRGEDFPSLQAALPSSSGPSQKSKDGLNQKQRQAVRDELLNKQRDSSHSSSLVDMRPQLQISRHGGQNENGSESKGLGGDRASEQVKKQDEYFPGPLPLVRLNPRSDWADDERDTSHGFTDRGRDHGYSKTEAYWDRDFDMPRISVLPHKPVHNPTERWGLRDSEAGKVSSSEVPKVDPYSRDVRTPSREGREGNSWRHTTFPKDGNSGQVGNDRSDFGVRPSSLNRETSKDNKYSLTSVQENAHDDFVRRDGYRQGGRQPWNNYTDSYTSRGPEWNKRDRYGSEQQNRYRGDALQSSSASKPSYSVGGKGLPVNDPLLNFGREKRPFSKSEKPYVDDPFMKDFGGTGFDSRDPFSASLFGVVKKKKDVIKQTDFHDPVRESFEAELERVQKMQEQERQQIIEEQERAVELARREEEERTRMAREQEERQRRMEEEARESAWRAEQEQLDAMRRAEEQRLAREEEKRRLFLEEERRKHAAKQKLLELEERIAKRKAETGKTGGNSLADADEKMSRMEKEKDASRAADMGDWEDGERMVERITASASSDSSLNRSFEMGSRSHYSRDSSPFVDGGKPVNSWRRDVYENGNNSSLLLQDLDNGRHSPRRDSSVGGRAPLREEFYGGSGFMTSSTYHKVGISEPHMDDITHLRGQRWNLSGDGDHYSRNMEIESEFHDNLVEKFSDAGWGQGRVRGNPYSPYPEQSYPNSDADGPYSFNRSRYSMRQPRVLPPPSLASMHKTSYRGEINRPGPSAFLDNEIQYNHAARSEPTVQTGYDTNRPENIGQPQIINVKQENTGSEKQKLDSNTTPRCDSQSSLSVSSPPSSPTHLSHDDLDESRDSSVLSASGDREQVPLSGQENEPLVLPTNPGQENVMNASNSIYDEEWAVENNGHLQEQEEYDEDEDGYEEEDEVHEVDDENIDLTQEFDDVHLEEKGSPDMDNLVLGFNEGVEVGMPNDEFERSSRNEEGALVVPKVSSGTVEGQGPFDGICTDEPTLQPMDGSSQVNVGSSSRMFQETEKAMQNLVIQPSNVSHMSATTERVEHVDASSSSGPSSQHPVTSSVSFTSHLLSSQAVMPTVSSVPNQTEGPVKLQFGLFSGPSLIPSPVPAIQIGSIQMPLPLHPQVGPSLAHLHPSQPLFQFGQLRYTSPISQGVLPTGPQSMSFVQPNLPIGFSLNQSPGGPLPIQTGQGISQNMKNDAMLSLVNNQPGVTSRHLDASQDNVSEKINSMPAGETAETSVMVQRGPAVTHVGDSSSRSESVFQAEDHRHNNSVGKNFGGFFGTRESQGQAQTGAAPSQSVIKDKDFSGPRNHGPTSGGRGRKYVVTVKNSGSRSFPVAEPSHLESSGFHRRPRRNMQRTEFRVRVSADKRQSTGSVSSNHVGLDEKYVSGRGFGSSVRSGPRRIVLSNKPSQLMLDSEGVSPGPRNSQEIDSGSKAEKRAGKDASTKSQNVPQSGEGNLKRNIHSEEDVYVPLQSGFVRVFEQPGIEAPSDEDDFIEVRSKRQMLNDRREQREKEIKAKSRASKQVPRKPRSTSKSSTASASSGKNCALANGEAGNCSHSDFVASEGRGLNMEVSSGFNTNVVSQPLAPIGTPAVKSDPQADIRSHTIGSLNTSSLPVVSGSPKNLGCGSIVDNKSKVLDAVQASLGSWGNSRINQQVMSLTQTQLDEAMKPGQFVSHGSVGEITSSVCESSMPSSSLLAKENPFSSAANPINSLLAGEKIQFGAVTSPTILPPSSRSISHGLGPPGPSRSDMQLSHNLSAAENDCGLLFEKEKHTAESCVYLEDCESEAEAAASAVAVAAISSDEIAGNGSVACSGSVADTKTFGSADIDGITAAGPGDKKLASQSRTKQSPSVSLPADLSVETPAISLMPHLPGGADDQQFASQSRAEEALSVSLPADLSVETPPISLWPPLPRPPNSSGQMLPHFPAGPPSHFPFYEMNPMMGGPVFAFGPHDESASTTQAQSQKTSAPVSAPLGTWQQCHSGVDSFYGPPAGFTGPFIGPAGGIPGVQGPPHMVVYNHFAPVGQFGQVGLSFMGTAYIPSGKQPDWKHNPASSTMGVGEGEMNNINMVSAQRNPTNMPAPIQHLAPGSPLLPMASPLAMFDVSPFQPSPDMSAQARWPHVPASSLQSVPLSMPMQQQTDGILPSKFSHGPADQSLPANRFPESRTSTSIDGSRNFPVVTEATSTRFPDELGLVEPTSSGSTGASTQNVVTKSSSVSSTVDNAKTDVDQNLSTSASGHNASNAKSQSSMHKSNIPNQHYGHSSYHQRGNASQKNSSGGEWSNRRMGYQGRNQSLGAEKNFPGTKMKQIYVAKQTSSGSSTAS